The Thermococcus sp. 4557 genomic sequence CGGCTCCTGCTGCCAGGGCTGCGGACGGAGGGCCTCAAGGGTAACCTCGAGTACGGCGGGGCGCTCGTCACGGGAAGGCGGTGCGTGCTGAGGCGGCCAGGGATAAGGGGGTTCGCGGTGCTTGGAGACGACGTTGAAATCGGCAGAAACGTTAAAATAGAGCGTTCGGTGATATTTTCAGGTGCCGTCATAGAGGATGGTGCCGAAATTCGGGAGGCCATAATAGGCGAAAACGTCCGCATTGGAAAGGGCGTTGTGATACAGCCCGGAAGCGTAATCGGCGACAACACGCTCATCGAAGACTTCAGCAAGATCGGCTCCAACGTCAAGATCTGGGTGGAGTCCCGGATTGGAAAGGAGAGTATAATACTGCCGGATTGAGGTGATGAAAGTGGAGGTGTACTATTCCCCCAGGTTCAACCCTGAGGAGCTCGCCCTTCTCGGAAGGGCAATAGGAACGATATCCCACGGCACGATAATAGTCGGAAGGGACGGAAGGGCCATCTCAAGGTACGGGAAGCGCGCCATGGTGGTCGGAATCGTCAGTACAGGCTCAACCATCATGGACGTCAGACTCATTCCCCTCATAGCCCTCAAGGACTTCGCCATGAGGAAGGGCCTGCCCCTGGCCTACGTGTACTACTACGGCGGCGTCCGCGTTTACGTCAGCGGCATCGATGGCGACGAGATAGGGGCCATACTGGAGAGCAGGAGCTTCATAGAGGCCCACCCCAACGACATCGGGGCGACGGTCTATTATCCCAACGCCCTCGACGACTTCCTCCACGAGGTCTTCAAGCACTACAACTTCCACATCGATGGAAAGGCCCTCGTCGATGCCATGAACACCCCAGCGGTGCTCTTCTTCCCGCGCATGAGCGACCACTTCGGCTTCGAGATTGAGCTGATCAACGATATGATGACCAGCTACCTTCCCCCGAAGCCCAAGGAGGTCTTCCTCCACAAGCTCGGGAAGGGTGACTACGACTTCGGACTGCGCTTCAGGCCAGAGGGGGTCGTCGAGTTCTACAAGGACGGGGAGGAGCTGGAGTTCGGCAGCATCTGGAAGCTGCTCGACCACATGAAAAAGAACCTTTGAATTTTTGGACTCTTTTTAAATCCTTTTCAAAAATTTTCACGGAAAAGCGTTAAAAAGGCCCGCGCCGTTATAATTCTCCGTCCATTTTGGAGGTGACCTCTGTGGGAGCATTCATAGTCATTGAGGGCATCGATGGCGCAGGTAAATCAACTCAGGCAAAACTTCTGGCAGAGTGGTTTGAGGAAAAGGGCCACGAGGTCGTTCTAACAAAGGAGCCGACCGACACTGCTTTCGGGAAGCTCATCAGGAAGCTCGTGCTCACCGGCGGAAAGGAGGGCATCATAGACGGGGCGAGGATAAGCCACGAAGCGGAAGCGCTCCTGTTTGCCGCCGACAGGGCAGAACACGTCAGCAAGCTAATAAAACCCTCAGTAGAAGCAGGTAAAATCGTCATATCCGACCGCTACTTCTACTCGTCCCTCGCCTACCAATGGGCGAGAGGGCTCGACCTTGAGTGGCTCATTGACCTCAACAGATTCGCCGTGAGGCCCGACCTCGTGATACTCCTTGATCTGCCCGTTAAGGAGAGCATGAAGCGCATAAACGGGCGGAGCATAAAGACCGAGTTCGACAAGATAGTCGAGCTCCAGAAGAAGGTGCGCGAGAACTACCTCAAACTGGCGGAGCGCTTCCCCGAGATGAGGATAGTCAACGCCCTGGCGAGCGTTGAGGACATCCACAACGACATAGTCGCGCTCGTGGAGCACGAGCTCTTCAAGAAGTGATGGGGTCTGCCAGTGCCAGTCTCATCATTCGGTAGCAAATCAGACCGGTAAACGCTCTTCATCCCCCTTCCCTTCTCGGCGGTTGCTTTTTAAAAGGTTCCCCCAAGATTCTCCCGGCCGATGACGAGCGTTAGCCACGCTGAGCGGTGAGGAGAAGAGGGTTAGCCGAGGCCGTTCTGAATCTCAGAATTTCTTGAGGGTTTATATCACATGACGCCCAAATAGAGACTGGGTGAGCCGATGAGAGCCCTTGAGATTAGGGGACTGAAGAAGAGTTACGGGGATTTTTTGGCATTGAAGGGAATAGACCTCACGGTCGAGGAGGGCGAGGTTTTCGCGCTCCTGGGGCCGAACGGGGCCGGAAAGACGACGCTCATAAGGATTCTGGCCGAGGGGCTGGGCTACGACTCCGGTGAGATAGCGGTCTTTGGTGAGCCCCTCTCAAAGAGGACCGCCAGACTGATCGGCTACGCGCCCCAGGCGAGTGTGGCCTACGACCTCTTAACCGTGGAGGAGAACCTGCGCTTTTACGCCGACCTCTACGACGCACCGAAAGAACGGGTGAAGAAGCTCATTTTGGAGTTCTCCCTGCCCGCGAAGAAGAAAGCCAGAGAGCTGAGCGGCGGCTTTAAGAGGCGCCTCAATCTGGCAATAGCGCTTCTCTACGAGCCGAGACTCCTCATCCTCGACGAACCTTCCGCCGGACTCGATGTGCCGTCGAGGAGGGAGCTCTGGAGCCTGATCATGAGACTCCGCAAGGAGGGGCGGACGGTACTCCTGGCGACCCACTACATGGAGGAGGCGGAGGCATTAGCGGACAGGGTGGCGATAATGAACGAGGGAAGGGTGATAGCCGTCGGGACCCCGGACGAGCTGAAGTCGCTGGCGGGGGAGGGAAGCGTGATACACGTCGAAGGCATTCTGAAGGACACAGAACTCGTGAGAAAGGAGTTCCCGAGGACGATAGAGCGCGAGGGGACGCTCAGGATTGGCGTGGAGGAAGCAAAAACTGCCCTGCCGAGGGTCGTCGAACTGCTCGTTGAAGCTGGGAGTGAGATAAGGACGATAAGGGTTGAAGAGCCGACACTCGAGGACGTTTTCCTGAAGCTCACCGGGAGGGGATTGGAATGAAGGCTAGAGCCATCAAGGCCATAATCGGCAAGGACTTGAGGGAGACGAGAAGGGAGAGAATGGCGCTCTTCTGGATATTCGTCTTTCCGCTCATGTGGATCACCCTGCTGGGGGGAATATGGGGCGGCCACAACCCGCCGATAACCGTTGACGTCGGCGTCGTATACTTCAACGAGAGTGCCCCCTTCACCGCGGCGGACATTGTTAACGTGATGGAAAACGTGACGATGGAGGGTGTCCACGTTTTCAAGGTCAGGGGGTACCCCAACGAGAGCGCTGGGGTGGATGCCGTTAGAGCCGGAAGAATCGATGTTCTCCTGGTATTTCCAAAGGGCTTCGGAGAGAACGTTTCGAGCGGTCTGCAGGCAGAGGTTTACGCCTACTTCGACAGGAGCGACCCTCAGAACTACCAGATAGTGAGCGGCGTCATCAAGGGCTTCTTCTCCGAGTTTGAGAAGGAGATGACCGAAAGGCGCTTGAACATAACCCTGGGCTACATGGAGAAGTACGTTCCAGCGAATGCAATGGGGAACTTCACGGTGGCTGACCTCGAAAGGTACATGCTCGGACTCACGAATCCACTCGAGCTGGAGGAGAGGGAAGTGAAGGGAGAAGCGCCCTCCGCTATTCAGTTCTACGTCACGAGCTTCATCGGGATTCAGTTCCTCTTCGCCACGATGCTCATGATAGGCTCCGGGACCCTTGAGGAGATAGAGCACGGAACGCTGAGGCGCATAGCGGCCTCGCCGGCGACGGCGTGGGACTTCCTGGCCGGAAAGATGCTCTCGACCTTCATCGTCATAACCGTGAGCATAGTCATTGGAATAGTTTATGCAAAACTGGTCTTCGGAGAGACCATCTTTCCAAGTGCCCTCGGCTGGCTCATAATATTTCTCGCGGCGGTCTTCTCAATGAGCCTCGGACTGGCGATAGCCATGGGCACGAGGAGCATAAAAGCAACGAACGCGATAGTCAACCTCATCTCGATGCCCCTGCTTTTCCTAGCCGGCATCGTCGTCCCGGCGAGCATACTTCCCGAGTGGGCGAGGCCCATAGCGAACTACTTCCCGCTCGGAACTGCACTGAAGAGCCTCCGCCTGCTGGAGCTCTACCACAGGCCAACAAGCGAAGTCCTGCCCGACGTTGTCTGGGTCGCCCTCGCAACGCTCGGCATGCTCTTCATCGCGGTGATACTCTACAACTGGGCGGTGAAGAGGCTGACCTAACCCTTATCTTTCCCCTTACGAACCCCAAAAACTCTCTGAGGAACTCCATCCCGGCATCGTTGTTCACCGCCTTGGGGTGGATGGACAGGAGGAAAGTTCCCCTGGTGTGGGCGTACGAGGCCCTGGCGCTCGCCAGCTGGTAGTCTAGGAAGGGGCTGGGAAGGTACCACGTGTACTCCCGGTTGCAGACGGGTTCAACGGTTCCGTTGGGAAAGTACACGAAATCCTCCCCGATGACGGTTATGTTGCGGGACAGGAGAACCGCCAGTGCATCCTCCGAGAGGGAATACCTGGGGGCTATGAAGTAAGCAGGCGATGCGTTGAGCAGGGCGAGTGCCTCGAGGCCGAGCTCGAGCTTCTCCGCGGCCAAGTTCGCGCCGCAGTCAAACTCGTCCCCTGTGTGGGTGTAGCCGTGAAGCTCCACGTGGTAGCCCTCCGCCTCCAGCTCTCGAAGGAAAGCCACGAAGGCGGGGTAATCCTCAAGCGGCATCTCCCCGCCGTGGTTCGGAATCACGAAGAGGTAAGTCACGTTCTGGAGAGAATAGGCATCTATCAGGGCGGTTATCTCCCTCAGCTGCTCGAAGTATCCGGGGCTGACGTCGTGTATGAGAATGGCGAAGTCCCCGAACCGGGGGATGTAGGCGGGCGCGGATGTGGATGACGACGCCGCGAAGACGAGGACGATGATGACAATGGCCGAGATTTCCGCTTTCATGCTCCCACGGGAAAAAATAGAAACCAGGGGCTAAAAGCCTAACCCATGACCTTTCTCAGAAACTCCCCAACCCTGGCCTTCCATTCCTCGGGGTGGAACTTGAGCGTTCTCACGTGGGGGGCGTCGGTAACCCAGAGCTCAACGCCAGGGTTGATCTTCCTGTTCCTCTCGTAGAACTCCCTGATTTCCTCAACCGTGACCAGGGGGTCTTTTTCACCGGCTATCAAGAGGATCGGCTTTCTGACGTCATCGGCGTACTCTACGGGGTGAACCTCCTTCCCACCGCTGAAGAGCCTCGTGAAGGGCTTAACGAAGATGTGCAGCCACTCGGGCAGTTTGGCGAAGTACCTCAGCCCCCTGGCACCCGTCTTGTCGAGGTCCATCGGCGGGGAATCGGCGACGCCGCAGCAGACCTCCGGAATCTCGGCGAGCGAGCGTATGGTCAGCATGGCACCCATCGAGAAGCCTATCAATCCGATTCTACTGCTGCTCTCGGGGTGCTTCTCCCTCAGCCACCTTACGGCCGCCCTCACGTCGGCTATCTCCCTATCGCCGACCGTAGTGTACTTTCCTTCGCTTTTTCCGTGGGCCCTGAAGTCAAAGGCGAGGACGTTGTAGCCCTCCCTGAGAAGGAACTCGATCGTGGGCTTTATGTAGAGGTCGTTCCACCTGCTCGCCGTGTAGCCGTGGAGCGGAACAACGGTTCTGTCGCTCCCGTTCGGAATCCACCAGCCGCTCAGCTTGATCCCGTCCTCCGTTTCAATGGTGACATCCTCGTAATCGTAGCCGAGGTCTTTCGGAGTCCAGCCTCCCACCAGGCGCGGCGGCTTCACCATTTTGTAACCCACGAAGGCCGAAAAGGCCAGGAAGAGCAAAAGGAGGAAGAGAACGAGCCAGACAATCATCCCCTCCTCACCTCGAGCTCCTTCATGCTCCATATAAGGGGCATCGCGAGGAACACAAGGATGGCCCCTATCGGGAAGAGAATGCGGTAGTTACCGCCGGCGAGGTCAACGATGGCCCCACCCACCGTGCCGGCGAGCAGTACGGGGATCGACTTGGTGGCCTCGTAGACACCATAGTAGCGCCCCGTAAAGGCCTCCTTCTCGAACCTGGTGAGGAGGTCGCCGACCACGGGGTAGGATGCCGCTATGAGCGCCCCCCATCCGATTCCGGCCATGAACAGAGCCATGTAAATCTGGGCCTCAGTGTGGATGAACCACCCCCAAAGGAGCGGCAGGGCGAAGATGAAGCCCCCCATGATTATGCTGAGCCTCCTGCCAACCCTGTCGTAGATGTAGCCGCCAGGGAGGGAGCCAACGAGCACGGCAACGTTGAAGAGCGCCATCAGGTAGAGGCCCATCGAGGTTACCGCATCGATGTTCTCGGGTGTCGCACTGCCCTTGAGTATGAACGCTATGATGCCGTACAGGAATATGGCTATGAACTCGAAGCTCATCCACCAGAGAATCTGGGCGGTGTAGAACTTCAGGAAGTCCTTCGTGGCAAATATGCTCTTCACGTATCCCGAAAGGCTCTCGTTTTCCTTTATCTCCGGGACCTCCGGCTCCCTGACCCTGTGATAGACAAAAGCCGCCGCGATGAAGAGGAAAAGCGCAGTGAGCCCGAACGGACCGATGTAGTCCTTCCCGTACTTCACAACCATGAAGCCCCCAAGGCCGAAGAGGAAGAGGTTGCCGGCCCACTCGAGGAGCGTTATGACTCCGCTCGCCTTTCCTCGCTGGCCGCTCTCAACCGTGTCCGGCATCAGGGCCCTGAACTGGGCGGTGTAGAGGTGGAGTGAGAAGTACAGGAAGCCCAGCGTGAGGGCAAAGGCCCACAGGGGAGCCCCCATCCTGTAGGCCGTCCATATCATGAGCGTCGCCAGCGCCGCGAGGATGCCGCCGATGAATATGAAGGGCCTCCTCCTTCCGTGCCTTGACTTGAGGGTATCGCTGTAATAGCCGAGGAGCGGCGGGATTATCAGGCCTATGAATCCCTCGAGTGCCAGAATGCTTCCCTTCACAAAGGCGGAACTCGTGTAATCGGAGAGCAGGGGGAAGGAGAACCCCTTGTTGAGGGCCCATCCCATGCTCCTGCTGAACCCCAGGAGTGCCAGACCGAGAACAACACCCCAGTTGAACTTCCGTTCCATGGTACCACCCCCTTATTCTTAGCAATCCACGGCGATTTGAATTTCAAATAAATAGGAGGGGAAAATTAAACTCAATCCATGTCCGGAACGTAGTCGAGGGCGTCGCCCTTCCTCCGAACGATGTCGCCCCTCCGGACGAACTGCATCGCCACGGCCGCGAGTATGAAGAAGAGCGTCGCGAAGGGCAGGAGGGTCCTGTAGCCGATAACGTCGAGGAACGCACCCGCGAAGGGAGGGGCAACGAGGTTTGCCGCCTGGCTGAAGAAGTAGTAGAGACCCGTGTACCCTCCGAGCTTCTCCTCGGTCGTCATGTCCACGACCATCGGCAGGGAATTGACGTTTACCATGGCCCATCCCATGCCGCCCACGAAGAACAGGCCCATGAACGTCATGACGACGGGGTCGCTCAGGGAGCTGGATTCGGGTTTCGAGCCCTCGCCGACGAGATACGCGGCAAGCATTATTCCAATGACTATTATGAGACCCAGGGTTATCGTCCTCCGCCTTCCGAAGCGGCCGCCGATGAACCCGGCGGGGATTGCGAAGAGCATGAAGCTGAGGCTGAAGACTCCGAGCATGAAGGCCCCGGTGCTCTCCTCTATCCCAAGGTAGTACTTGGCGTAGCTGGTGAAAAAGGTCTCCAGCGAGTTGAAGGCTATGAACCAGAGGAATATCGCGAGGAGGACCGCCAGGAGGCTCCTCTCGTGACTCGTGAACACGTCCTTGAGGTTGTCCTTCAGCTCACCGAAGCTCTTGTGGGACGTCTCTGAGAGCAGTTTACTTACGCGTATCTTCTTCCCGGGAACGCGGTACTCTTCAGGCTCTGGAACAACAAAAACGACGAGTATGTTGGCGAGGAGCATTATCGCGGCACCGAAGTAGAATGGATAAGCGTAGTTCATATCGTAGAGCGCCTTGCCCCCGAAGTACGCCAGCAGGGCGCCGAGACCCCCCATGAAGTTGATTATTCCGTTGGCCTGGCTCCTCTTTTCGCTCGGCGTTATATCCGGCATGAACGCAACGACCGGGGAGCGGAACAGCGCCATAAAGAAGTTCATCAGGATAATCGTTCCCATGAAGAGGGCCAGGCTTTCGTGGGTCCTCGCCACCGGGATGAGCGCGAACATCAGAGCCGCCGACGGTGCGCCCAGCAGGATGTACGGCTTACGCCGCCCGATCCGCGTTCTCGTCATGTCGCTGAGCGCGCCCAGGAACGGGAGCAGGAGAACCGCGAAGAGGTTGTCGATGGTCATGATGAAGCCCGTGGCTGTCTTGCTGAGGTGGAACGTATCCTGGAGAAAAATCGGGATGTACGCGTTGTAGAGGGCCCAGATGATGCTTATTCCAAAAAATCCAAAACCGAGTATGAATATCCTGCTGTACTTAAACTCCAATCCTTGCACCCCCATTCGATTATAGGGTTTTAATTAACAGGGAAAATACACGGATGAAACTTTTAAGGCTTGTGAGCTCATTTTTGAGCGGTTGGAGAGGTGACAACTATGGACAGTGAGAGACCTCTCATCCTTGGACACAGAGGGGTCAGGGGAAGGCTCGAGAACACGCTACCATCCTTCGAGAGGGCGCTCAGATACGCGGATGGAGTGGAGTTCGATGTGAGACTGACCCGCGATGGAAAGCTCGTAACCCACCACGACGCGGGCTTTTACTCAGACGGAGCTTTCTACCCCCTCAAAAATCTAACCTTCGTCGAGCTGAGAAGGCTGCACCCGAGGGGGAGGATAATACCGCTGGTGAGGGACGTCTTCACACGGCTTAACAGTGCGGTATTCAACGCCGACGTTAAAGAGGTCAATGCAGTTGAACCCCTGCTAAGGGAGGCGGAACGGTACGGGACCCTCAAGAGAACCGTCTTTTCTTCGGAGAGACCGGAGATAGTGGAGACCGTTCTGAAGGCATGTCCCAACTGCAGGGTGGGTTTTTCAATAGTGGGCTATTCCTCCATCCTGTGGGTTCCGCGGTTGAAGGGAATCTACTCCCTCCACGTGCCGATAGATGCAATTTCGTACGTTGGGTACGGGGCGTTCAGGAGCCTTCTCCAGACCTTCAGAAAGCGTGGACTTAGAATTTACCTCTGGAACCACGGGATGAACGAACTCCTCTGGGTACCCAGGCTTCTCCCGCTCGTGGACGCCGTCATCTCGGACGACCCGGTGAGACTTAGAAAAGTTTTTACGGCCTGAGGCGAGTATCAGGGAGGTGATTTTCGTGGCGGAAAGAAAGGTCTTCCTGCTCGGCCACAGGGGCTACTCCGCCAGGTACCCCGAGAACACGCTTCTTGCTTTCAAAAAGGCGGTTGAAGCGGGTGCCGATGGAATTGAGCTGGACGTGTGGCTGACAAAGGACGGGGAGGTCGTGGTGATCCACGACGACACGGTTGACAGGACGAGCAACGGGAGCGGTAGAGTCAAGGATATGACGCTGGACGAGCTGAAGTCCCTGGACTTTGGGAACGGAGAGAGGATTCCAACGCTCGAAGAAACCTTCGAAGCCCTCCCGGAGGATGTTCTAATCAACGTGGAGATAAAAGATGTAGAAGCGGTGAAAAAGACGGCCGCAATAATCGGGGCAAACAACCCGTCGAGGGTTATGGTGTCTTCGTTCCTAATCGATGCCCTCCATGAGTACAGGAAACACGACAGGGAGACAAGGATGGGGCTCCTCGTGGACAGGGAGGAGACGCTCGCACGGCTCCCTGCCCTCATCGGCGAGCTATCTTTGTGGTCAATAAATCCGCCTGTGGAGGCGCTTGAACTCATCGGTGTGGAAAAAACAGTGGGTGCCCTCCAGATGGCCAGGGGGGCGGGCCTTAAGGTCGTTCTGTGGTCCCTCAAAGATGAGACCTACTACGCCAACGATAACCTCGTCCGCCTCGGCGGACTCTTCGATGGGGTCATAGTCAACGACGTGGAAAGGATGATTGAGTACCTGTCAAGGTTAGGGTTAAGGTGAAGACCGAATCCCTAATATACCTCCTTGCTCTTTCTTCCTCTTCGGTGGGCATCAATGGAAAGGTTCATCCTCTCCCTCGACGAGGGAACTACCTCAGCCAGAGCAATAATCTTCGACAGAGAGAGCAACGTTCTAAGCGTCGGCCAGTACGAGTTTCCCCAGCACTACCCCAAGCCCGGCTGGGTCGAGCACAACCCGGAAGAGATATGGGACGCCCAGTTCAGGGCCATCAAGACCGCCCTGGAGAGGGCAAAGATCGAACCAAGCCAGATAGCGGCGATAGGCGTTACTAACCAGCGCGAAACGACGATAGTCTGGGACAGGAGCGGTAAGCCGCTCCACAACGCGATAGTCTGGCAGTGCCGGAGAACGGCCGAGATGGTGGAGAAGATAAAGAGGGAATACGGTGATGTAATCAAGGAGAAAACGGGCCTCGTGCCGGACGCATATTTCTCGGCCAGCAAGCTGAAGTGGCTCCTCGACAACGTCCCAGGTTTGAGGGAAAAGGCCGAGAAAGGGGATGTTCTCTTCGGAACGGTTGATACATTCCTAATCTACCGCCTCACCGGAGAGCACGTCACAGACTACTCCAACGCCTCAAGGACGATGCTTTTCAACATCAGGAGGCTCGAATGGGACGATGAGCTTCTCGAAATCTTCAACATCCCAGAGGAGGTTCTGCCCGAGGTCAGGGAATCGAGCGAGGTCTACGGCTACACCAAGAGGGAACTCCTCGGTGCGGAGATACCCGTCAGCGGCAACGCGGGCGACCAGCAGGCGGTACTGTTCGGCCAGGCGGGATTCGAGGCAGGAATGGTCAAGGCCACCTATGGAACGGGGAGCTTCATCCTGGCCAACACGGGCAAGACCGTCCGCTACTCCAACAACCTGCTCACGACGATAGCGTGGGGACTCAACGGGAAGATCACATACGCCCTCGAGGGGAGCGTCTTCATAACCGGTGCGGCAGTTCAGTGGCTCCGCGACGGAATCAGGATAATAAAGAGCGCGCCCGAGACCGAAGAACTCGCGAGAAAACTTGAGAGCAACGAGGGGGTCTACTTCGTCCCGGCCTTCGTAGGACTCGGTGCCCCCTACTGGGACCAGTTCGCGAGGGGGCTGATAATCGGCATAACGCGCGGAACCGGCAGGGAGCACCTCGCGAGGGCGACTTTAGAGGCCATAGCATATCTGACGCGCGACGTGGTCGAGGAGATGGAGAGGCTCGTCGGAATAAAGGAGCTCCGCGTCGATGGGGGAGCGACTGCGAACGACTTCCTGATGGAGTTCCAGGCGGACATACTCAACAGGCGCGTCGTCAGGCCCGTCGTGAAGGAGACCACAGCCTTGGGGGCGGCATATCTGGCAGGCCTCGCCGTCGATTACTGGGAGAGCCTCGAGGAGATAAGGAGCCTGTGGAAGGCGGAGAGGGTCTTTGAACCGACGATGGACGAAGAAACGAGGGGGCGGCTCTACCGCGGCTGGAAGGAGGCCGTGAAAAGGGCGATGGGCTGGGCGAAGGTTGTTGGGGCCTGACGAACGCACGGCCCCGGCCCCTTCTTTTTTGATGTAAATGCAAAACCTGAAGTTGCCGGCAGGGCGAACGCCATATCTGTTCATTCGGCGAGTGTCCACCCATGTCCTTCCTTCTCATGCCCAGAACTGTTCTGTCCGCCCTTTTCAGCCAAACTTAAGGTTAAGGAAAGCTTTAAAACGGTGAAAGTCCTTTCTCAAGTTAAATCGAGGTGAAGGGTATGAAAACGAAAGTGGCCATAATAGGCGCGGGGATTAGTGGAGCCAGCATAGCGCGCGTCCTGAGCAGGTACGAGAACCTCGAGGTTCACCTGATAGAGAAGGCACCGGACGTTGGCTGGGGCGTCAGCAAGGCGAACACGGCTTTGATCCACGGCGGTTACGATGATGACCCGGAGAGGTACCCAATGAGGGCGAAGCTGTGCATAAGGGGAAACAGGCTCTGGCACCAGTGGGTCAAGGAGCTAGAGATTCCCCACATCTGGAACGGTGCTTTAATCGTCGCGACGAAGGATGATGACTTCGACGAGCTTGAGAAACTTTTAGAGCGCGGAAGGAAGAACGGCGTCCCCGAGATGAGGCTCGTTGATAGGGAAGAACTCTTCCACCTTGAGCCGAACCTGACCCCCGAAGCGATAGGCGCCCTGTGGGTTCCGATAGTGGGGCAGATTGGGCCGATTCCAGCCGTCATAGCGATAACCGAGAACGCAGTGGCGAACGGCGTAAAAACTCACCTCGAGACAGAGGTCACCGGCATAAAGGTCGAGAACGGCGAGGTTAAGGGAGTGGAGACCAACAACGGGTTCATAGAGGCTGACATCGTCATCAACGCCGCGGGCCTCTACGCCGACAGGATAGCGAGAATGGCTGGCATAGACTACTTCGAGATACACCCGAGGAAGGGAGAATACTGGCTCTTCGACGAGGGACTCCCCGGACCGAGGAGGGTTCTCTTCCCGACCCCGACCCCGATAAGCAAGGGAATCGTGGTAACAACCGAGGTATCCGGCCATCTGATGATAGGGCCGAACGCCCAGGATCTGCCGCCCGAGGAGAAAGAGGACCTTTCCACCACAAGGGAAGGGCTCGAGGAAGTCTGGGAAGGGGCAAAGAAGCTCTGGCCCCAGCTTCCGCCGAGGAGCAAGGTCATCAGAACCTTCGCCGGATTGAGGCCAGAACCGACGGGAGGGGACTTCATAATCAAAGCCGAGGAAGAGGTCGGGGGCTTCATCAACGTCGCCGGAATACGCTCTCCGGGACTCACAAGCGCCCCTGCCATAGCCCACGAGGTTGCCGGGATAATCGAACGCGACCTCGGGGTAAAGCTGGTCGAGAAAGAGAAGTGGAACCCCTACAGGAAGGAGATAAGCCACCTCTTCATGATGAGTCCCGAGGGGGTGAACGAGGCCGTAAAGAGGAACCCCTCTTACGGAAAGGTGGTCTGCAGGTGCAACAACGTGAGCGAGGGGGACGTGCTTGAAGCCATTGAGAGGATGAAGTTCATAGGCGTTAAAACGCCGAGCGTGGATTCCGTGAAGTTCAGGACGAAGGCAACCACCGGGACATGCCAGGGGAGCTTCTGCAGGCCGAAGATAGTCATGCTCCTCGCGAGGGAGTACGGAGTTGAGCCGTGGAAGGTTACCCTGAAAGGTAGGGGAAGCGAGATTGGAGTGGGCGACGTCAAGGCCCTTCTCAGGGGGGATGCCTGATGTT encodes the following:
- a CDS encoding glycerophosphodiester phosphodiesterase family protein, which encodes MAERKVFLLGHRGYSARYPENTLLAFKKAVEAGADGIELDVWLTKDGEVVVIHDDTVDRTSNGSGRVKDMTLDELKSLDFGNGERIPTLEETFEALPEDVLINVEIKDVEAVKKTAAIIGANNPSRVMVSSFLIDALHEYRKHDRETRMGLLVDREETLARLPALIGELSLWSINPPVEALELIGVEKTVGALQMARGAGLKVVLWSLKDETYYANDNLVRLGGLFDGVIVNDVERMIEYLSRLGLR
- the glpK gene encoding glycerol kinase GlpK; the protein is MERFILSLDEGTTSARAIIFDRESNVLSVGQYEFPQHYPKPGWVEHNPEEIWDAQFRAIKTALERAKIEPSQIAAIGVTNQRETTIVWDRSGKPLHNAIVWQCRRTAEMVEKIKREYGDVIKEKTGLVPDAYFSASKLKWLLDNVPGLREKAEKGDVLFGTVDTFLIYRLTGEHVTDYSNASRTMLFNIRRLEWDDELLEIFNIPEEVLPEVRESSEVYGYTKRELLGAEIPVSGNAGDQQAVLFGQAGFEAGMVKATYGTGSFILANTGKTVRYSNNLLTTIAWGLNGKITYALEGSVFITGAAVQWLRDGIRIIKSAPETEELARKLESNEGVYFVPAFVGLGAPYWDQFARGLIIGITRGTGREHLARATLEAIAYLTRDVVEEMERLVGIKELRVDGGATANDFLMEFQADILNRRVVRPVVKETTALGAAYLAGLAVDYWESLEEIRSLWKAERVFEPTMDEETRGRLYRGWKEAVKRAMGWAKVVGA
- a CDS encoding NAD(P)/FAD-dependent oxidoreductase; amino-acid sequence: MKTKVAIIGAGISGASIARVLSRYENLEVHLIEKAPDVGWGVSKANTALIHGGYDDDPERYPMRAKLCIRGNRLWHQWVKELEIPHIWNGALIVATKDDDFDELEKLLERGRKNGVPEMRLVDREELFHLEPNLTPEAIGALWVPIVGQIGPIPAVIAITENAVANGVKTHLETEVTGIKVENGEVKGVETNNGFIEADIVINAAGLYADRIARMAGIDYFEIHPRKGEYWLFDEGLPGPRRVLFPTPTPISKGIVVTTEVSGHLMIGPNAQDLPPEEKEDLSTTREGLEEVWEGAKKLWPQLPPRSKVIRTFAGLRPEPTGGDFIIKAEEEVGGFINVAGIRSPGLTSAPAIAHEVAGIIERDLGVKLVEKEKWNPYRKEISHLFMMSPEGVNEAVKRNPSYGKVVCRCNNVSEGDVLEAIERMKFIGVKTPSVDSVKFRTKATTGTCQGSFCRPKIVMLLAREYGVEPWKVTLKGRGSEIGVGDVKALLRGDA
- a CDS encoding glycerophosphodiester phosphodiesterase family protein, which encodes MDSERPLILGHRGVRGRLENTLPSFERALRYADGVEFDVRLTRDGKLVTHHDAGFYSDGAFYPLKNLTFVELRRLHPRGRIIPLVRDVFTRLNSAVFNADVKEVNAVEPLLREAERYGTLKRTVFSSERPEIVETVLKACPNCRVGFSIVGYSSILWVPRLKGIYSLHVPIDAISYVGYGAFRSLLQTFRKRGLRIYLWNHGMNELLWVPRLLPLVDAVISDDPVRLRKVFTA
- a CDS encoding SLC45 family MFS transporter, yielding MEFKYSRIFILGFGFFGISIIWALYNAYIPIFLQDTFHLSKTATGFIMTIDNLFAVLLLPFLGALSDMTRTRIGRRKPYILLGAPSAALMFALIPVARTHESLALFMGTIILMNFFMALFRSPVVAFMPDITPSEKRSQANGIINFMGGLGALLAYFGGKALYDMNYAYPFYFGAAIMLLANILVVFVVPEPEEYRVPGKKIRVSKLLSETSHKSFGELKDNLKDVFTSHERSLLAVLLAIFLWFIAFNSLETFFTSYAKYYLGIEESTGAFMLGVFSLSFMLFAIPAGFIGGRFGRRRTITLGLIIVIGIMLAAYLVGEGSKPESSSLSDPVVMTFMGLFFVGGMGWAMVNVNSLPMVVDMTTEEKLGGYTGLYYFFSQAANLVAPPFAGAFLDVIGYRTLLPFATLFFILAAVAMQFVRRGDIVRRKGDALDYVPDMD